One Maribacter dokdonensis DSW-8 genomic region harbors:
- a CDS encoding Gfo/Idh/MocA family protein, producing MKEINWGIIGCGDVAEVKSGPAFQKVENSNLLMVMRRNEAKVKDFAQRHEVPLWTTNADDIIHDPNINAVYIATPPSSHLTYTTQALKANKNVYLEKPMALNPNEANQICEALVNSTGKLTMAHYRRKLPAFLKLKELLEINAIGNVLHVGLQVLQSKNELFASDKKENWRIQPEISGGGYFFDLAPHHLDLMIHFFGSIDKLYGLTTPTKINNKVNEIVNGIIAFKNGIQFRGLWQFNAAEINQKDECIIYGTNGCIKFSFFGSKVHLISKTEERVFEFNNPKHVQEPMIEATVNFFLGNNKNPCSAEEGLLVIDILERLSSR from the coding sequence ATGAAAGAAATTAATTGGGGAATAATTGGTTGTGGAGATGTTGCCGAAGTAAAAAGTGGACCTGCTTTTCAAAAAGTGGAAAACTCCAACTTGCTAATGGTCATGCGCAGAAATGAAGCTAAGGTCAAAGATTTTGCACAACGCCATGAGGTACCGTTATGGACTACCAATGCTGATGATATTATACACGACCCAAATATCAATGCAGTATATATTGCCACTCCCCCATCTTCTCACCTTACCTATACCACACAGGCTCTAAAGGCAAATAAAAATGTGTATTTAGAAAAACCAATGGCACTGAACCCAAATGAAGCTAACCAAATTTGTGAAGCATTAGTAAATAGCACAGGTAAATTAACCATGGCTCATTACCGACGTAAACTACCCGCTTTCTTAAAATTAAAAGAATTACTAGAAATTAATGCTATTGGTAATGTGCTTCACGTTGGATTACAAGTTTTACAATCTAAAAATGAATTATTTGCTTCTGACAAAAAAGAGAATTGGAGAATACAACCAGAAATATCAGGTGGTGGGTATTTTTTCGATTTGGCACCTCATCATTTAGATTTAATGATTCATTTTTTCGGGTCCATTGACAAGTTATATGGCCTTACCACGCCAACCAAAATCAACAACAAGGTAAATGAAATCGTTAACGGTATTATCGCATTTAAAAATGGTATACAATTTCGAGGTCTTTGGCAATTTAATGCCGCCGAAATAAACCAAAAAGATGAGTGTATTATATATGGAACAAACGGATGTATCAAATTTTCGTTTTTTGGATCGAAAGTTCACCTTATATCCAAAACAGAGGAAAGAGTATTTGAATTCAACAATCCTAAACATGTTCAAGAGCCTATGATCGAAGCAACTGTTAATTTCTTTTTAGGAAACAATAAAAACCCATGCTCTGCTGAAGAAGGACTTTTGGTTATCGATATTTTAGAACGTTTAAGCAGTCGATAA
- the gmd gene encoding GDP-mannose 4,6-dehydratase, translating to MKVALITGVTGQDGAYLSEFLLKKGYQVHGLKRRASLFNTDRIDHLYQDPHVEHRNFVLHYGDMTDSTNLIRLIQEIQPDEIYNLAAMSHVHVSFEVPEYTGNADGLGTLRILDAVRLLGLEKKTRIYQASTSELYGKVQEVPQSETTPFYPRSPYAVAKMYAFWITVNYREAYNMFACNGILFNHESPIRGETFVTRKITRAAARIGLGLQDKVYLGNLDAQRDWGHAKDYVRMMWMILQADEPEDWVIATGKTTPVREFVRMAFAEMGVEIEFKGEGVNEKGYVKSCSNPEIQLEIGKEVLAVDPKYFRPTEVELLIGDATKANTKLGWIPEYDLQGLVKDMMVHDLKLMKKDQYLKEGGYVTYNYFE from the coding sequence ATGAAAGTAGCATTAATCACAGGAGTAACAGGTCAAGACGGCGCTTATTTGAGCGAATTTTTACTAAAAAAAGGATACCAAGTTCACGGACTTAAAAGAAGAGCTTCTCTTTTCAATACTGATAGAATAGATCACCTTTATCAAGACCCACATGTTGAACATAGAAATTTTGTACTTCATTATGGTGATATGACCGATAGTACTAACCTGATTAGATTAATACAAGAGATTCAACCTGACGAGATATATAACCTTGCGGCCATGAGTCACGTTCATGTATCATTTGAAGTTCCTGAATATACAGGAAATGCGGATGGATTAGGTACTTTAAGAATATTGGATGCAGTTCGTCTACTAGGGCTAGAGAAAAAAACAAGAATCTACCAGGCGTCTACTTCAGAATTATACGGTAAGGTACAAGAGGTACCACAATCTGAAACTACTCCTTTTTACCCAAGAAGTCCCTATGCAGTTGCAAAAATGTATGCATTTTGGATTACGGTAAATTACAGGGAAGCATATAACATGTTTGCTTGTAACGGTATTTTATTTAACCATGAGTCGCCCATTAGAGGGGAAACTTTTGTTACCCGAAAAATTACTAGAGCTGCGGCACGGATTGGTCTAGGGCTACAGGACAAAGTATACTTAGGGAACTTAGATGCACAGCGTGATTGGGGCCATGCCAAAGATTATGTACGTATGATGTGGATGATTTTACAGGCAGACGAACCAGAAGACTGGGTTATTGCTACTGGTAAAACTACTCCGGTTAGAGAATTTGTACGAATGGCATTTGCAGAAATGGGTGTTGAAATAGAATTTAAAGGTGAAGGTGTTAATGAGAAAGGATATGTAAAATCTTGTAGCAACCCAGAAATTCAACTAGAAATTGGCAAAGAAGTACTAGCTGTAGATCCTAAATATTTTAGACCAACAGAAGTAGAATTGTTAATTGGCGATGCTACAAAAGCAAACACCAAATTAGGATGGATCCCGGAATATGATTTACAAGGCTTGGTAAAGGATATGATGGTACATGACCTAAAACTAATGAAGAAAGACCAATACTTGAAAGAAGGCGGCTATGTAACTTATAACTATTTTGAGTAA
- a CDS encoding non-ribosomal peptide synthetase yields MEVLTPFNPFEGPEIKHILQTTDAQEEIWYSCYFGGEAANIAYNLSLTIKLQGQLNVNALQLAVDELIARHESLRSSFSPDGKYINVFSSVFTNIDLVDYSQLSVEKAKEAIHNYTEQDTNTSFDLTKGPLIRFALLKLDEEVYNFTITAHHIVCDGWSVGIIMQEIGALYSSKVLHKSHNLPVATPYTAYVTQQEELKTNGEFERAETYWLNLFKGEIPKTNLPTDFGQVTKRTYNGARINQTLDKEIVKRIKDTGIKAGSSLVLTLMGAFEILLYKTTAQKSIVLGLPVAGQSNMGVKNLVGHCVKLLPMKSELNDDDSFIDYLKKRKSDNFDAFENQELTFGSLLKKLNIPRTPGRVPLVPVVFNVDMNLDDDVAFEGLTYDYHSNARNFETFELFLNATGSNDNITLEWSYNTNLFEENTILNLGSAFKTIINQLVENPNAKLSEIIDKEPKQIGIEGASMALPNTNLHELFHKQAEITPNATALEFNKEKITYAEMQSRINATAGYLWQKGIKPGVTVAISLERSPDLIITLFSILQCGARYIPIDTGYPDVRTKLMIADAHATFFICTTSKKALDHSCQTIFMEDMVANGNEDFQKIDVSADSGAFIIYTSGSTGKPKGVQVTHKNVINLLYSMGSEPGISEHDRIFATTTISFDAMVMEIFLPLIHGASVVLVDEKTRKDGHLLLQKAIADNITIMWGTPTIWQILLDSGWEKPLPIKALIGGEPVPKALSLQLLEKCNEVWNIYGPTETTVCCILTKITANDNPISIGKPIANTQIYLLDDQRNPVSKGMVGEIVIGGEGVTNGYLGQRELTNERFVNNTFVGDGQSKMYLSGDLGKLLPNGQIECLGRKDGQVKVRGHRIELGEIEHALLKLKGVSAAATDVRNHALKAYIVFNGSNEDWDASVLEWKNQLAEELPSFMLPFEYIRLKELPVTINGKLDRKSLPDTVLNGEANINEPTRTLTKAEELVCEVWKECLFLNQVHPNDDFFELGGHSLIAAKVMTSLEQKSGQRLPLSSLFEYSTVRGLASLLKIEENTVTWDSMVPIQPKGSKTPLFIVHGAGLNILSFKTLKDHMDPEQPIYGFQAKGLDGKEAMLTSVEEIASHYNDALLATQPKGPYKLAGYSSGGIIAYEMAKQLMDRGEQISTLALLDTYAYAHYGRNTYLGKKLAFGNYIANKALHVLKQLLLSREGFNYRVGVTKANLKKFYLRLKKDKNTLSKMDYDWEYESRIIEHNKVVDKYHLKPLPIKADLFRIQDVIDYTHDPKNLGWKSYAKNGIEVHYVPGEHLTMFSPPNDKILSKTLQNVLDKNN; encoded by the coding sequence TTGGAAGTTTTAACACCTTTTAATCCTTTTGAAGGACCTGAGATTAAGCATATTTTGCAAACGACCGATGCGCAAGAGGAAATTTGGTATTCTTGTTATTTTGGTGGTGAGGCGGCAAATATTGCTTACAACCTTTCCCTTACTATAAAATTGCAAGGACAGCTCAATGTAAATGCTTTGCAATTGGCGGTAGATGAATTGATTGCGCGTCATGAGTCACTAAGATCTTCATTTAGCCCGGATGGTAAGTATATTAACGTTTTTTCATCGGTGTTTACTAATATCGACCTGGTGGATTATAGCCAACTTTCAGTTGAGAAAGCCAAGGAGGCAATACATAATTATACTGAACAGGATACGAATACTTCTTTTGATCTTACCAAAGGACCATTGATCAGGTTTGCACTGCTTAAACTTGATGAGGAAGTTTATAATTTTACAATTACCGCACACCATATTGTTTGCGACGGATGGTCCGTTGGCATTATTATGCAGGAAATAGGCGCGCTATATTCGTCTAAAGTACTCCATAAATCTCATAATCTTCCGGTTGCAACACCGTACACTGCCTATGTGACTCAACAAGAGGAATTAAAAACCAATGGCGAGTTTGAAAGAGCTGAAACGTACTGGTTGAACCTTTTTAAAGGTGAGATTCCCAAAACAAATTTACCTACCGATTTTGGACAAGTAACGAAAAGAACCTATAACGGTGCTCGTATAAATCAAACTTTAGATAAAGAAATTGTAAAGCGCATAAAAGATACTGGTATTAAAGCTGGTTCTAGTTTAGTTTTGACCTTAATGGGCGCATTTGAAATATTGCTCTACAAAACTACGGCTCAAAAAAGTATAGTGCTAGGGCTTCCTGTTGCGGGGCAATCTAACATGGGCGTTAAAAATTTAGTGGGTCATTGCGTTAAGCTGCTTCCTATGAAAAGTGAGCTTAATGATGATGATAGTTTTATTGATTATTTAAAGAAACGAAAATCTGACAATTTTGATGCGTTCGAAAATCAAGAACTCACCTTTGGTAGCCTGTTGAAAAAACTGAACATCCCTAGAACACCAGGTAGGGTTCCCTTGGTTCCTGTTGTTTTTAATGTGGACATGAATTTAGATGATGATGTTGCTTTTGAAGGGTTAACCTATGATTATCATAGTAATGCTCGTAATTTCGAAACTTTTGAATTGTTCTTGAATGCTACAGGCTCCAATGATAATATAACACTTGAGTGGTCTTACAATACCAACTTATTTGAAGAGAACACGATACTAAACTTAGGTAGTGCTTTTAAGACCATTATTAACCAGTTGGTTGAAAACCCTAATGCCAAACTATCTGAAATAATTGATAAAGAACCAAAGCAGATCGGTATTGAAGGTGCTTCAATGGCTTTACCAAATACCAACTTACACGAGTTATTCCATAAACAAGCTGAAATTACCCCAAATGCAACTGCACTGGAGTTTAATAAAGAGAAAATTACCTATGCAGAAATGCAAAGTAGGATCAATGCTACAGCCGGTTATTTGTGGCAAAAAGGCATTAAGCCAGGGGTTACGGTTGCAATTTCCTTAGAAAGATCTCCAGATTTAATTATTACGCTATTTTCCATATTACAATGTGGAGCTAGATATATTCCTATAGATACCGGTTATCCAGATGTTCGTACAAAACTGATGATAGCAGATGCTCATGCCACTTTTTTCATTTGCACTACATCTAAGAAGGCGCTGGATCACAGTTGTCAAACAATTTTCATGGAGGATATGGTAGCCAACGGGAATGAGGATTTTCAGAAAATAGATGTATCTGCAGATTCGGGTGCCTTTATCATTTATACTTCGGGATCTACGGGCAAACCTAAAGGTGTACAGGTAACGCATAAAAATGTGATTAACTTGTTATATTCAATGGGTTCTGAGCCTGGTATTTCAGAACATGATAGAATATTCGCAACTACGACCATTTCGTTTGATGCTATGGTCATGGAGATATTTTTGCCATTAATCCACGGAGCCAGTGTAGTATTGGTAGATGAAAAGACTAGAAAAGACGGACATCTTTTATTGCAAAAAGCAATTGCCGATAATATTACCATAATGTGGGGAACGCCAACCATTTGGCAGATTTTACTGGATTCCGGTTGGGAAAAACCATTACCTATAAAAGCATTGATCGGTGGAGAACCTGTGCCTAAAGCACTTTCATTACAATTATTGGAAAAATGTAATGAAGTGTGGAATATTTATGGCCCTACCGAAACCACGGTATGCTGTATACTTACTAAAATTACGGCAAACGATAATCCTATTTCAATAGGTAAGCCTATTGCCAATACTCAAATTTACCTCCTGGATGATCAGCGAAATCCTGTATCAAAAGGTATGGTAGGTGAGATCGTTATTGGCGGTGAGGGAGTAACAAACGGGTATTTAGGTCAAAGAGAACTAACTAATGAGCGTTTTGTGAATAATACGTTTGTTGGTGACGGGCAATCTAAAATGTACTTATCGGGCGATTTAGGTAAACTTTTGCCTAACGGTCAAATAGAGTGTTTGGGTAGGAAAGATGGTCAAGTAAAAGTTCGTGGTCATAGAATTGAGCTTGGCGAGATAGAACACGCTCTACTGAAATTAAAGGGAGTTTCAGCTGCTGCAACAGATGTTAGAAATCATGCTTTAAAAGCATATATTGTTTTTAATGGAAGTAATGAGGATTGGGATGCAAGTGTGTTGGAATGGAAAAATCAACTTGCCGAGGAATTGCCTTCTTTTATGTTGCCTTTTGAATATATAAGATTAAAGGAATTGCCGGTGACCATAAACGGCAAATTAGATAGAAAGAGCCTGCCCGATACTGTTTTAAATGGCGAAGCCAATATAAATGAACCTACTCGGACATTAACAAAAGCAGAAGAATTGGTTTGTGAAGTATGGAAAGAATGCTTGTTTTTAAACCAAGTACATCCAAATGATGATTTCTTTGAGCTCGGCGGGCATTCATTAATAGCTGCCAAGGTAATGACCAGTTTGGAGCAAAAATCCGGTCAACGCTTACCTCTTTCTTCATTGTTTGAGTATTCTACGGTTAGAGGACTGGCTAGTTTATTAAAAATAGAAGAAAATACCGTAACCTGGGATTCTATGGTTCCAATACAGCCAAAAGGTTCTAAGACCCCTTTGTTCATTGTTCATGGAGCAGGTTTAAATATTCTTTCGTTTAAAACCCTAAAGGACCATATGGATCCAGAGCAACCCATTTATGGTTTTCAGGCAAAAGGTCTTGACGGTAAAGAAGCTATGTTGACTTCTGTAGAAGAAATAGCATCTCATTATAATGATGCGTTATTGGCAACACAACCTAAAGGACCGTATAAATTAGCGGGTTATTCCTCTGGGGGTATTATTGCTTATGAAATGGCAAAGCAGTTGATGGACAGAGGAGAACAGATATCTACCTTGGCATTATTAGATACCTATGCGTATGCACATTATGGGCGTAATACATATTTGGGTAAAAAATTGGCATTTGGTAATTATATAGCAAATAAGGCTTTGCATGTACTAAAACAATTGTTGTTAAGCAGAGAGGGCTTTAATTATAGAGTAGGTGTAACAAAGGCGAACTTAAAGAAGTTTTATCTAAGGTTGAAAAAGGATAAGAATACCTTGTCTAAAATGGATTACGATTGGGAATATGAAAGCAGAATTATTGAACACAATAAGGTCGTGGATAAATACCATTTAAAACCTTTGCCCATTAAGGCAGATCTGTTCAGAATACAAGATGTAATTGATTATACCCATGATCCTAAAAATTTGGGTTGGAAATCATATGCCAAAAATGGTATAGAAGTTCATTATGTACCCGGAGAGCATTTAACAATGTTTTCACCACCTAATGATAAAATTTTGTCAAAGACGCTCCAAAACGTTCTAGATAAAAATAACTAG
- a CDS encoding undecaprenyl-phosphate glucose phosphotransferase has protein sequence MKKSIFIIPISFFVHIMFINLTLYVYIPETYLNIYGILYYNLTWLIVAYHINFYPTARRDSFMTNFKNFVAQFTVYGLVYFTSFIFFNQQTYTPIYLVLVYLQICILLTVFRILFYWARNLYRKKGYSEIRTVVIGRDKNLQKVKRIFDNPEYGYRYMGYFDNIESKNPFYLGNIESSFNYIFENNVEEVYCMASRLSKSEIQYLINIADNSLKKVKIIPDNKELFSRAMSLELYGHVPVLNLRASPLDLDYSSIIKRLFDIFFSSLVILLVLSWLTPIIYILMKLDSKGPLFFKQKRHGVNRKTFWCYKFRSMTKSKNSDTKMATKNDMRITRLGKILRKTSIDELPQFINVLMGDMSVVGPRPHMVVHTEQYQNSVDKYLVRHFLKPGITGLAQIQGYRGEIIYKSDIINRVRYDIFYMEKWSLGLDAKIIIMTVYNAIKGEERAY, from the coding sequence ATGAAGAAATCAATTTTCATTATTCCAATTTCATTTTTTGTACATATAATGTTCATAAACCTTACATTATACGTATACATACCTGAAACCTATCTAAATATTTATGGCATACTATATTATAACTTAACTTGGTTAATTGTTGCATACCACATTAACTTTTACCCTACTGCGAGAAGGGATAGTTTTATGACAAATTTCAAGAATTTTGTCGCACAATTTACTGTGTACGGGTTGGTTTACTTTACCTCTTTTATATTCTTTAACCAACAAACGTATACCCCTATTTATTTAGTTCTAGTATATCTTCAGATTTGTATTTTACTCACAGTTTTTAGAATACTATTTTACTGGGCGAGAAATTTATACCGTAAAAAAGGGTATAGCGAAATTAGAACGGTAGTAATTGGGCGAGATAAAAACTTACAAAAAGTAAAACGCATATTTGACAATCCTGAATACGGCTATCGTTATATGGGGTATTTTGATAATATTGAATCAAAAAATCCTTTTTATTTAGGCAATATTGAAAGTTCCTTTAATTACATTTTTGAAAATAACGTAGAGGAAGTTTATTGCATGGCTTCTAGACTCTCAAAATCAGAGATTCAATATTTAATAAACATTGCCGATAATAGTCTAAAGAAAGTGAAAATAATACCAGATAATAAAGAACTATTTTCAAGGGCAATGTCTTTAGAGCTTTATGGGCATGTGCCGGTACTAAATCTTAGGGCATCTCCTTTAGATCTAGATTATTCTAGCATTATAAAACGTTTATTCGATATTTTTTTCTCAAGCCTAGTAATTTTGCTAGTACTATCATGGTTAACTCCAATCATATATATCCTTATGAAACTTGATTCTAAAGGTCCTTTATTTTTTAAACAAAAGCGTCATGGGGTTAATAGAAAAACTTTTTGGTGTTACAAGTTTAGGTCTATGACCAAAAGCAAAAATAGTGACACCAAAATGGCTACCAAGAATGATATGCGTATTACTAGGTTAGGCAAAATTTTACGAAAGACCAGTATTGATGAATTACCTCAATTTATCAATGTATTAATGGGAGACATGAGTGTAGTTGGTCCAAGACCACATATGGTTGTACATACCGAGCAATATCAAAATTCAGTAGACAAATATCTAGTACGGCATTTCCTAAAACCAGGTATAACAGGCTTGGCACAGATTCAAGGGTACAGAGGTGAAATCATATACAAATCGGATATCATTAACAGAGTACGTTATGATATTTTTTATATGGAAAAATGGTCATTGGGATTAGATGCAAAAATTATAATCATGACTGTATATAATGCCATTAAAGGAGAAGAACGTGCATACTAA
- a CDS encoding DUF808 domain-containing protein → MASGFFAVLDDVAALLDDVASMSKIATKKTAGILGDDLAVNAEKASGFVSQRELPVLWAITKGSLLNKIIILPIAFLLSAFLPWAVTVILILGGVYLAFEGAEKIYEFIVPHKLDHVSADTQPMSKAEILELEKSKVKSAILTDFILSIEIVIIALGTVIEEPLATQIAVVSVVALLATVGVYGIVALIVRMDEFGARLININEETNTISDKIGQFFVSALPKVIKALAVIGTIALLLVSGGIFVHNIEFLHHLLPNLPGIIVEFLTGLVVGFVALLIFKGVKSIFKK, encoded by the coding sequence ATGGCATCAGGATTTTTTGCAGTATTGGATGACGTAGCGGCATTGTTGGACGATGTAGCGTCAATGAGTAAAATAGCTACTAAGAAAACGGCTGGTATTCTCGGTGATGATTTAGCGGTAAATGCAGAAAAAGCATCAGGATTTGTCTCTCAAAGAGAATTACCGGTACTTTGGGCAATTACTAAGGGTTCTTTGCTCAATAAGATTATAATTCTACCTATCGCCTTTTTGTTGAGTGCTTTTTTGCCTTGGGCGGTTACAGTGATTTTAATTTTAGGAGGTGTTTACCTTGCTTTTGAAGGTGCCGAGAAAATTTATGAATTTATTGTACCTCACAAGCTTGACCATGTTTCTGCCGATACTCAACCAATGAGCAAGGCGGAAATTTTAGAACTGGAAAAGTCAAAAGTGAAATCTGCTATTCTAACGGATTTTATTTTGTCAATAGAAATCGTGATCATTGCGTTAGGAACTGTTATTGAAGAACCTCTAGCTACTCAAATAGCTGTTGTTTCAGTTGTTGCTTTGTTAGCTACGGTTGGAGTATACGGTATTGTAGCTTTAATAGTTCGTATGGATGAGTTTGGAGCTAGATTAATTAACATAAATGAAGAGACCAATACCATTTCAGATAAAATAGGGCAATTTTTTGTAAGCGCATTACCTAAGGTGATTAAAGCGCTTGCTGTAATAGGTACAATAGCATTACTTTTGGTTTCTGGGGGAATATTTGTACACAATATTGAATTTCTACATCATTTACTACCTAATTTACCAGGTATTATTGTGGAATTTTTAACTGGACTTGTAGTGGGGTTTGTAGCTCTGTTGATTTTTAAAGGAGTTAAATCAATATTCAAAAAATAG
- a CDS encoding class I SAM-dependent methyltransferase, which yields MKGKLIHLIGDLLILLMPKKAKKLAKTGMTITDRNKITLIELFMRKSLLKKVEDKSDYNTLSEFHKAYWKNKGDDFFTATDDSFEKNFLPECSFMFDLLKNKLSIEEEGFNTLVEIGTGNGKVLNYLSEQFPQIDRFVGIDLSENQIIRNQKTYSRNQKLEFVACDAFDWVNTYANKNMIFVTSRGVLEYFTESKLLDFLQQINRLGNTIFIAIEPNGVNHDLNANTGSEPYGYERSFSHNYKVLFKKAGFTLWHSSIKDSTLDHYFSYMGADNYSKKAVMVALR from the coding sequence ATGAAAGGAAAGCTTATACATCTCATAGGTGACTTACTCATATTGTTGATGCCAAAAAAAGCTAAGAAACTTGCAAAAACCGGCATGACAATTACCGATAGAAATAAAATTACCCTAATTGAGCTTTTTATGCGTAAGTCGCTATTAAAAAAAGTAGAGGATAAATCAGACTACAACACACTATCAGAATTTCATAAGGCATATTGGAAAAACAAAGGAGATGACTTCTTTACGGCCACCGATGACTCCTTTGAAAAAAACTTCTTACCCGAATGTTCTTTTATGTTTGACCTTTTAAAGAACAAATTATCTATAGAAGAGGAAGGTTTTAATACCCTAGTGGAGATTGGAACCGGCAACGGAAAAGTTTTAAATTATTTAAGCGAACAATTTCCACAAATAGACAGGTTCGTAGGTATTGACCTAAGTGAAAATCAAATAATTAGAAACCAAAAAACATACAGCAGGAACCAAAAACTTGAGTTTGTTGCCTGCGATGCTTTTGATTGGGTAAACACGTATGCCAATAAGAATATGATTTTTGTAACTTCTAGAGGTGTACTTGAATACTTTACCGAAAGTAAGCTCCTAGACTTTTTACAACAGATAAATAGATTAGGAAACACCATTTTTATAGCTATTGAGCCTAATGGAGTTAACCATGACCTTAATGCTAATACCGGTTCAGAGCCATATGGGTATGAGCGTTCATTTTCCCACAATTACAAGGTGCTTTTTAAGAAAGCTGGTTTTACATTATGGCATAGCTCAATAAAAGACAGCACCCTTGATCACTATTTTAGTTATATGGGTGCTGATAATTATAGTAAAAAAGCTGTAATGGTAGCCTTAAGATAG
- a CDS encoding GDP-L-fucose synthase family protein encodes MLDKEAKIYVAGHRGLVGSAIVKNLKIKGYSNLIFRTHKELDLTDSVKVSHFFETEKPSYVILAAAKVGGIVANNTYRADFIYENLMIQNNVIHQSYKHGVKKLLFLGSTCIYPKNCPQPMKEDYLLTDTLEYTNEPYAIAKIAGIKMCESYNLQYGTNFISVMPTNLYGPNDNFDLEKSHVLPALIRKMHLGKALENDHWDAISSDLNALPIERVNGNSSKEEILSVLDKYGIKKKDDNIHLEIWGTGKPMREFLWSEDMADACVFLMEQRDFNDCYDQDNKEVRNTHINIGTGVDISIKDLAELIQQKIGFKGNLYFNTEKPDGTLKKLTDPSKLHDLGWKHTVSLSQGIEQVYSWYTTKK; translated from the coding sequence ATGTTAGATAAAGAAGCTAAAATATATGTTGCAGGTCATAGAGGTCTGGTCGGTAGTGCAATAGTTAAGAACCTTAAAATAAAAGGCTACTCGAATTTAATTTTCAGAACACACAAAGAGTTAGATTTGACCGATTCTGTAAAGGTTTCACATTTTTTTGAAACCGAAAAACCTTCGTATGTAATACTTGCCGCCGCAAAAGTTGGCGGCATAGTTGCCAACAATACATATAGAGCTGATTTCATTTATGAGAATCTCATGATTCAGAATAATGTGATTCACCAAAGCTATAAACATGGTGTAAAAAAATTACTTTTTTTAGGTAGTACCTGTATTTATCCTAAAAATTGTCCACAACCCATGAAAGAAGATTATTTGCTGACCGATACTTTAGAGTATACCAATGAGCCTTATGCTATTGCTAAAATTGCTGGTATAAAAATGTGCGAAAGTTATAATCTGCAGTACGGAACTAATTTTATTTCTGTAATGCCTACTAATTTATATGGTCCTAATGACAATTTCGACTTAGAAAAATCACATGTTTTACCAGCATTGATAAGAAAAATGCACTTAGGAAAAGCCCTAGAGAATGATCATTGGGATGCTATCTCATCTGATTTAAATGCCTTACCCATTGAGAGAGTCAATGGAAACTCATCAAAAGAAGAAATTTTATCAGTTCTAGATAAATACGGTATCAAAAAGAAAGATGATAACATTCATTTAGAAATCTGGGGAACAGGAAAACCAATGCGAGAGTTTCTTTGGAGTGAAGACATGGCAGACGCCTGTGTTTTCTTAATGGAACAAAGAGATTTTAATGACTGTTATGACCAAGATAATAAAGAAGTTCGCAATACACATATTAACATAGGTACTGGTGTAGATATCAGTATTAAAGATTTAGCTGAACTTATTCAGCAGAAAATAGGTTTTAAAGGTAATTTATATTTTAACACAGAAAAACCAGATGGAACCCTAAAAAAACTAACAGATCCCTCAAAACTACATGACCTTGGATGGAAACACACCGTTTCATTATCACAAGGAATAGAACAAGTGTATTCTTGGTACACCACTAAGAAATAG